In Rhodobacter sp. 24-YEA-8, the following are encoded in one genomic region:
- a CDS encoding esterase-like activity of phytase family protein — protein sequence MSPRLLSAVSVFALLASPALSQSFNRIASFPVIANMADGEDKSRESSAEIISVSKDGNTLIYTDSPLGGVGLIDITDAKAPKPLGNIDLHGEPTTAYIIGDKAVVGVNTSESYANPSGRLAIIDIATATETGSCDLGGQPDSVAVAPDESFIAVAIENERDEDLGDGGLPQMPAGYVVKLPLKDGAPDCANLQKIDMTGLANVGGEDPEPEFVDINAAGEIVVTLQENNHIVVIGADGQIASHFSAGEVVLENVDTKTDGKLDFTTTTDPIPREPDGVQWIDNDHFATANEGDWKGGSRGFTIWKKDGTIVWDSGNSLEHAIIGIGHYPEKRSKAKGIEPEGMEFARFGDTPYLFVLSERGSVAAVYDVTDLAAPKLTQLLPSGISPEGVMAIPSRNLLVTANEADLGEDGAARAHVMIYELSDAAPAYPMLTSAGAETLIGWGALGALASVEGVEGRLFAASDSVYSAMPSIYEIDITSKPAKIIAQTVVTRGGQPAQKLDIEGLTSDGEGGFWLTNEGNAEKLVPHAILRVNAKGEIREEISLPVELLAHQTRFGAEGIAKVGNVLWVAMQREWGDDPKGQVKLLAYDLDAKEWSAVAYPLEPKGEGWMGLSELTVHGDHAYVIERDNLIGDAAVVKKIFRVKLADLKPVKLGETLPVIAKEEVRDLIPELKSLTNGYVVDKVEGLAFDHEGNAWIVTDNDGVDDSSGETLFWNAGKL from the coding sequence ATGTCCCCCCGCCTTCTTTCCGCAGTTTCTGTTTTCGCCCTGCTGGCCAGCCCGGCGCTCTCCCAGAGCTTCAACCGCATCGCGTCTTTCCCGGTGATCGCCAATATGGCCGATGGCGAGGACAAATCGCGCGAATCCTCGGCCGAGATCATCTCGGTCTCGAAAGACGGCAACACGCTGATCTATACCGACAGCCCGCTGGGCGGCGTTGGCCTGATCGACATCACCGATGCCAAAGCCCCGAAACCGCTTGGCAATATCGACCTGCATGGCGAGCCGACCACAGCCTATATCATCGGCGACAAGGCCGTGGTGGGCGTCAATACCTCGGAAAGCTATGCCAATCCTTCGGGCCGTCTTGCGATCATCGATATTGCGACGGCAACCGAGACCGGGTCCTGCGATCTGGGCGGCCAGCCGGATTCGGTCGCCGTGGCCCCTGATGAAAGCTTTATCGCCGTCGCGATCGAAAATGAGCGCGACGAAGACCTGGGCGATGGCGGGCTGCCGCAGATGCCGGCGGGCTATGTGGTGAAGCTGCCGCTGAAAGATGGCGCCCCCGATTGCGCGAATCTGCAAAAGATCGACATGACCGGCCTGGCGAACGTTGGCGGCGAAGATCCGGAACCGGAATTCGTCGATATCAATGCAGCCGGTGAGATCGTCGTCACGCTGCAGGAAAACAACCATATCGTGGTGATCGGCGCGGACGGCCAGATCGCTTCGCATTTCTCTGCCGGCGAGGTCGTGCTGGAGAATGTCGATACAAAAACCGACGGCAAGCTGGATTTCACCACCACAACCGACCCGATCCCGCGCGAACCCGATGGCGTGCAATGGATCGACAATGACCATTTCGCCACCGCCAACGAAGGCGACTGGAAGGGCGGCTCGCGCGGATTCACGATCTGGAAAAAGGACGGCACGATCGTCTGGGATTCCGGCAACAGCCTTGAACATGCGATCATCGGGATCGGCCATTACCCCGAGAAACGTTCGAAAGCCAAAGGGATCGAGCCGGAGGGCATGGAGTTTGCCCGCTTCGGCGACACGCCCTATCTTTTCGTGCTGTCCGAACGCGGGTCGGTCGCGGCGGTCTATGATGTAACCGATCTTGCAGCCCCGAAACTGACCCAGCTTTTGCCCTCGGGCATCTCGCCCGAAGGCGTCATGGCGATCCCTTCGCGCAACCTGCTGGTCACCGCGAATGAGGCCGATCTGGGCGAAGACGGTGCCGCGCGGGCGCATGTGATGATCTATGAGCTGAGCGATGCCGCGCCCGCCTATCCGATGCTGACCTCTGCCGGGGCGGAGACGCTGATCGGCTGGGGTGCGCTTGGTGCGCTGGCCTCGGTTGAGGGCGTCGAAGGCCGTCTCTTTGCCGCCTCCGACAGTGTCTACAGCGCGATGCCCTCGATTTACGAAATCGACATCACCTCAAAGCCCGCGAAGATCATCGCCCAGACCGTGGTGACGCGCGGCGGCCAGCCGGCGCAGAAGCTCGATATCGAAGGGCTGACCTCGGATGGCGAAGGCGGGTTCTGGCTGACGAATGAGGGCAATGCCGAGAAACTGGTGCCTCATGCGATCCTGCGCGTGAATGCGAAAGGCGAGATCAGGGAAGAGATCTCGCTGCCGGTTGAATTGCTGGCGCATCAGACCCGCTTCGGCGCCGAAGGGATCGCGAAAGTCGGCAATGTGCTCTGGGTCGCGATGCAGCGCGAATGGGGCGATGATCCGAAGGGTCAGGTAAAGCTGCTGGCCTATGACCTTGACGCAAAAGAGTGGAGCGCCGTCGCATATCCGCTGGAGCCGAAGGGCGAGGGCTGGATGGGGCTGTCGGAACTGACCGTCCATGGCGATCATGCCTATGTCATCGAACGCGACAATCTGATCGGCGATGCGGCGGTGGTGAAAAAGATCTTCCGCGTGAAACTGGCCGATCTGAAGCCGGTGAAACTGGGCGAGACCCTGCCCGTCATCGCCAAGGAAGAGGTTCGCGACCTGATCCCCGAGCTGAAATCGCTGACCAATGGCTATGTGGTCGACAAGGTCGAGGGTCTGGCATTCGATCACGAGGGCAATGCCTGGATCGTCACCGATAATGACGGCGTCGACGACAGTTCGGGCGAGACCCTGTTCTGGAACGCCGGCAAGCTCTGA
- a CDS encoding DUF817 domain-containing protein — MSPQPRTTRSLERRMGTRVRAALPYGLAELVMFVLKQGWACLFGGLLLVAILVSRAVWHPDWALARYDFLFLFAIATQALFLWTRLETWDEARVILLFHLTGTAMEWFKVGAGSWAYPEAGLLKLMGVPLFSGFMYAAVGSYMVRVIRIFEMRFAPYPRFWMTWILAGAIYVNFFSHHVLPDIRVILFAATVLLFGRTRIWFRISDRDWWMPLPVAAFLSSLALWIAENIGTLTGTWLYAGQRPEHLVSFAKIGSWYLLLYVAFVTVSLVSREALYPPWRPLPRATNRDAIRSARATTESPQTPLQPQSARRQSR, encoded by the coding sequence ATGTCGCCGCAGCCCCGCACCACCCGCAGCCTTGAACGCCGTATGGGCACAAGGGTGCGCGCTGCCCTGCCCTATGGCCTCGCAGAGCTGGTGATGTTCGTTCTGAAACAGGGTTGGGCCTGCCTGTTTGGCGGGTTGTTGCTGGTGGCAATCCTGGTCAGCCGCGCGGTCTGGCACCCCGACTGGGCGCTGGCGCGATACGATTTCCTGTTTCTCTTCGCGATTGCCACCCAGGCCCTGTTTCTCTGGACCAGGCTCGAGACCTGGGACGAGGCGCGTGTTATCCTCCTCTTCCACCTGACCGGCACCGCGATGGAATGGTTCAAGGTCGGCGCCGGGTCATGGGCCTATCCCGAGGCGGGGCTGCTGAAGCTGATGGGCGTGCCGCTGTTCTCGGGTTTCATGTATGCGGCGGTGGGCAGCTATATGGTCCGGGTGATCCGCATTTTTGAGATGCGCTTTGCCCCCTATCCACGGTTCTGGATGACCTGGATACTGGCGGGCGCGATCTATGTGAATTTCTTCAGCCATCACGTCCTGCCCGATATCCGTGTCATCCTGTTTGCCGCCACGGTGCTTTTGTTCGGCCGCACCCGGATCTGGTTCCGCATCTCGGACCGGGACTGGTGGATGCCGCTGCCGGTTGCCGCCTTCCTGTCATCACTGGCGCTTTGGATTGCCGAGAATATCGGTACCCTGACCGGCACCTGGCTTTATGCCGGGCAGCGGCCGGAGCATCTCGTCAGCTTTGCCAAGATCGGGTCCTGGTATCTGTTGCTCTATGTGGCCTTTGTGACGGTCTCGCTGGTCAGCCGCGAGGCGCTTTACCCGCCCTGGCGTCCGCTGCCCCGCGCCACAAACCGGGATGCGATCAGATCAGCCCGCGCCACAACAGAAAGCCCACAAACCCCGCTGCAACCACAATCAGCGAGAAGGCAATCGAGGTAA
- a CDS encoding magnesium transporter CorA family protein translates to MIRGYQSQGMRLASVPPENFIPSTFGRLSPETPVLAGDSSAATAALRDMVWIDIEAPTHAEEDLIENALGFGIPTREDMQEIEPSSRIYVEDGVLYLTAQVLASPDMKQLMIGPVTFMVQPARLVTVHYHRPGSFAFFADWAARHDTPCSTGIATLLGLMEAMVDRLADILENEARQLDDLSKTIFDSRNAASDALSGVVTRIGAAEDRNGKINESLSTIQRVLGYLSVPGAVAAKEALKGIDRDQLKSLIHDVRSLREVAAVQAEKVRFQLDATLGVINIRQSDIIKVFSVVAFVFLPPTLIASIYGMNFEHMPELAVKWGYPAALVMMVVSAVAPWLFFRWKKWL, encoded by the coding sequence ATGATCAGAGGCTACCAGAGCCAGGGCATGCGGCTGGCTTCCGTCCCGCCGGAAAACTTTATTCCTTCGACCTTTGGCCGGCTCAGCCCCGAGACGCCGGTTCTGGCGGGGGACAGCTCTGCCGCCACTGCAGCCCTGCGCGATATGGTCTGGATCGACATCGAGGCGCCGACCCATGCCGAGGAAGACCTGATCGAGAACGCGCTCGGCTTTGGCATCCCGACCCGCGAGGATATGCAGGAAATCGAGCCATCGTCGCGGATCTATGTCGAGGATGGCGTGCTGTATCTGACCGCCCAGGTGCTCGCCTCGCCCGATATGAAGCAGCTCATGATCGGGCCGGTGACCTTCATGGTGCAGCCCGCCCGTCTGGTGACGGTGCATTATCACCGCCCCGGTTCTTTCGCGTTTTTCGCCGATTGGGCGGCGCGCCATGACACCCCCTGTTCGACCGGGATCGCGACCCTGCTCGGGCTGATGGAGGCGATGGTCGACCGGCTTGCCGATATCCTGGAAAACGAGGCCCGCCAGCTGGATGATCTGTCAAAGACGATCTTTGACAGCCGCAACGCAGCCAGCGATGCGCTGTCGGGCGTGGTGACCCGGATTGGCGCCGCCGAAGACCGCAACGGCAAGATCAATGAAAGCCTTTCGACGATCCAGCGGGTGCTGGGCTATCTTTCGGTGCCCGGCGCTGTGGCCGCGAAAGAGGCGCTTAAGGGCATCGACCGCGACCAGCTGAAAAGCCTGATCCATGACGTGCGGTCCTTGCGTGAAGTGGCGGCGGTTCAGGCAGAGAAAGTGCGGTTTCAGCTGGATGCGACGCTGGGCGTGATCAATATCCGCCAGTCCGACATCATCAAGGTCTTCTCGGTTGTGGCGTTCGTCTTCCTGCCGCCGACGCTGATCGCCAGCATCTACGGCATGAATTTCGAACATATGCCGGAACTTGCGGTGAAATGGGGCTATCCTGCGGCGTTGGTGATGATGGTGGTCTCGGCCGTGGCGCCCTGGCTGTTCTTCCGCTGGAAGAAATGGCTCTGA
- a CDS encoding CHAD domain-containing protein: MTEAATPMPVLSPDTSCEDALGQLIIGCCAALDRQLAVFLETEDESGPHKARVALRRLTTALDAFAPILRRKQAGKVRSAAKRLFRALGEVRDADVFLASHPGNSEALGRRTLEIRRKTRKMLRDSKAVGFAPGLLKLYGSQELFKQNRRSQIVRAAPVRLLAALVMGDAWRAARSHGDDPAKMEEVARHDFRKDLKTLRYLGEFFQDFWPAEGWQLFLARMQELQDELGLLNDLANARQKGREGERTEVTAALKRATGLWAALSTMPPFWVPVAPPAAADPEPDL; encoded by the coding sequence GTGACTGAAGCTGCAACGCCCATGCCCGTCCTCTCGCCGGATACCAGCTGCGAGGACGCCCTTGGCCAGCTGATCATCGGCTGCTGCGCCGCGCTCGACCGCCAACTGGCGGTTTTTCTGGAAACCGAAGACGAAAGCGGCCCGCATAAGGCCCGTGTCGCGCTGCGCCGGCTGACGACGGCGCTGGATGCTTTCGCGCCGATCCTCAGGCGCAAACAGGCGGGGAAGGTGCGGTCAGCAGCAAAACGGCTGTTTCGTGCGCTTGGCGAAGTGCGCGATGCCGATGTCTTCCTGGCCTCGCATCCCGGGAACAGCGAAGCGCTCGGGCGCCGCACGCTGGAGATCCGCCGCAAGACCCGGAAGATGTTGCGCGACAGCAAGGCGGTCGGTTTCGCGCCTGGGCTTTTGAAGCTTTACGGCTCGCAAGAGCTGTTCAAACAGAACCGCCGCAGTCAGATCGTGCGGGCCGCGCCGGTGCGCCTGCTCGCCGCGCTGGTGATGGGGGATGCCTGGCGCGCCGCGCGCAGCCATGGCGATGACCCCGCGAAGATGGAAGAGGTCGCGCGGCATGATTTTCGCAAGGATCTTAAGACCCTGCGCTATCTGGGCGAGTTTTTTCAGGATTTCTGGCCGGCGGAAGGCTGGCAGCTGTTCCTTGCCCGGATGCAGGAATTGCAGGACGAGCTGGGCCTCCTGAATGACCTCGCCAATGCGCGGCAAAAGGGGCGCGAGGGCGAGCGCACAGAGGTCACGGCAGCGCTGAAACGCGCAACCGGGCTTTGGGCCGCGCTCAGCACGATGCCGCCGTTCTGGGTGCCGGTTGCGCCCCCGGCTGCGGCGGATCCGGAACCCGATCTCTGA
- a CDS encoding alpha/beta fold hydrolase, with protein MLATVHHPASAPDGSVPLLIVHGLFGSARNWGAIARRLADRRDVVAVDMRNHGESPRAGVQDYPSMAGDLAEVIESLGGKVDLLGHSMGGKAAMQLALTQGALIRRLIVADIAPVVYTHDQSPHIHAMRGLDLTGLTSRGEADRRLQALVGDPALRAFFLQSLDLKAAGGPVWRLNLDVLERDMPKIIGWPGTEGHFDGPTLFLTGAESHYVRPEHRETIRALFPHARFAKLPGAGHWLHAEKPREFEETVRVFLNA; from the coding sequence ATGCTTGCAACAGTCCATCACCCCGCTTCCGCCCCGGATGGCTCTGTGCCGCTCCTGATTGTGCATGGCCTGTTTGGCTCGGCGCGCAACTGGGGCGCGATTGCACGCCGGCTGGCCGACCGGCGCGATGTGGTGGCGGTGGACATGCGCAACCACGGCGAAAGCCCGCGCGCCGGGGTCCAGGATTACCCGTCCATGGCAGGGGATCTTGCCGAAGTGATTGAAAGCCTTGGCGGCAAGGTCGATCTTCTGGGCCATTCGATGGGCGGCAAGGCGGCGATGCAGCTGGCGCTGACGCAGGGCGCACTGATCCGCCGCCTGATCGTCGCCGATATTGCGCCGGTCGTTTATACTCACGATCAAAGCCCGCATATCCACGCAATGCGAGGGCTGGATCTGACCGGCCTTACCTCACGCGGCGAGGCCGACCGGCGGCTCCAGGCGCTTGTCGGTGACCCGGCCTTGCGGGCGTTTTTCCTGCAATCTCTGGATCTCAAGGCGGCAGGCGGGCCGGTATGGCGGCTCAACCTCGATGTCCTCGAACGCGATATGCCAAAGATCATCGGCTGGCCGGGGACGGAGGGCCATTTCGACGGCCCGACCCTGTTCCTGACCGGCGCCGAGAGCCATTACGTTCGCCCCGAACATCGCGAAACGATCCGCGCGCTGTTTCCGCATGCGCGTTTCGCAAAGCTGCCCGGCGCCGGCCATTGGCTCCATGCCGAAAAGCCGCGTGAATTCGAAGAAACGGTCCGCGTCTTCCTGAACGCCTGA
- a CDS encoding 3-hydroxyacyl-CoA dehydrogenase NAD-binding domain-containing protein, translating to MADFIWDLDADGVATITWDTPGKSMNVMSMAGFAELDALIDRALTDAAVKGVVITSGKKDFAGGMDLNVLAGMRAGGARAIFDGVMQMHTVLRRIELAGMDFKTKKGAKPIVAALPGTALGIGLELPLATHRIFAADNPKAKIGLPEIKVGIFPGGGGTTRVSRKLGAMMAAPILLEGRLSDPKGAKAAGLIDEVVPADDLIGAAKAWVLAAKDADLVKPWDDKGYKFPGGAPYHPAGFMTFVGASAMVNGKTQGVFPAAKALLSAVYEGSLVPFDQALKIEARQFTSVLMNPSSSAMIRSLFINKEALEKGANRPKVADQTVKRLGVLGAGMMGAGIAYVAANAGIEVVLIDATQEAADRGRAHSESLLDKGIKRGRVSPAQKDEVLSRITTTTDYAALRGVDLIVEAVFEDAKVKAGVTKLAEEAAGADVILATNTSTLPITGLAAASARPENYIGIHFFSPVDKMMLVEIIRGKKTGDRAVAKALDFVRQFRKTPIVVNDARFFYANRCIIPYINEGIRMVAEGIEPALVENAAKLLGMPLGPLQLVDETSIELGVKIAKATKAAMGADYPDEAVDRVIFWLADQGRLGRKTNAGFYDYSEKGERLGLWEGLARKYPADKVQLSLADVQHRLLMAQVLEAVRALEEGVLTDIREGDVGAILGWGFAPWSGGPFGWLDIIGAARAVQICRELTAQFGRRFEAPALLREMAEKGTAFYGQPGATRAA from the coding sequence ATGGCTGATTTCATCTGGGATCTCGACGCGGACGGCGTGGCGACCATCACCTGGGATACCCCCGGCAAATCGATGAATGTCATGTCGATGGCAGGCTTTGCCGAACTTGATGCGCTGATCGACCGGGCGCTGACCGACGCGGCCGTGAAGGGGGTGGTGATCACCTCGGGCAAGAAGGATTTCGCCGGCGGCATGGATCTGAATGTGCTGGCGGGGATGCGGGCGGGGGGGGCCCGGGCGATCTTTGACGGCGTGATGCAGATGCATACTGTGCTGCGCAGGATCGAACTCGCGGGCATGGATTTCAAGACGAAGAAGGGGGCCAAACCCATCGTGGCGGCGCTGCCCGGCACCGCGCTCGGCATCGGGCTGGAGCTGCCGCTGGCCACCCATCGCATCTTTGCCGCTGATAACCCGAAGGCGAAAATCGGTCTGCCCGAGATCAAGGTCGGCATTTTCCCCGGCGGCGGCGGCACCACGCGGGTGTCGCGGAAGCTTGGCGCGATGATGGCTGCACCCATCCTGCTGGAAGGCAGGCTCTCGGATCCGAAAGGCGCGAAAGCGGCAGGGCTGATTGATGAGGTCGTGCCGGCGGATGATCTGATCGGGGCCGCAAAGGCCTGGGTTCTGGCCGCGAAAGACGCAGATCTGGTGAAGCCCTGGGATGACAAAGGGTATAAATTCCCCGGCGGCGCGCCCTATCATCCGGCAGGGTTCATGACCTTTGTCGGCGCCTCGGCCATGGTGAATGGCAAGACGCAAGGCGTGTTTCCGGCGGCGAAGGCGCTGTTATCGGCGGTCTATGAAGGATCGCTGGTGCCCTTTGACCAGGCCCTGAAGATCGAGGCGCGGCAGTTTACCTCTGTGCTGATGAACCCGTCCTCCTCGGCGATGATCCGGTCTTTGTTCATCAATAAAGAGGCGCTTGAGAAGGGCGCGAACCGGCCCAAAGTCGCCGATCAGACGGTAAAACGGCTGGGCGTGCTGGGCGCGGGCATGATGGGCGCGGGCATCGCCTATGTCGCCGCAAATGCAGGGATCGAGGTTGTGCTGATCGACGCGACGCAAGAGGCCGCAGATCGGGGCCGCGCGCATTCGGAGAGCCTGCTCGACAAGGGGATCAAACGCGGCAGGGTCAGCCCCGCGCAAAAAGACGAGGTACTGTCGCGCATCACCACCACCACCGATTACGCAGCGCTGCGCGGCGTTGATCTGATCGTCGAGGCGGTATTCGAGGACGCCAAAGTCAAGGCCGGTGTCACGAAACTGGCCGAGGAGGCGGCGGGTGCGGATGTGATACTCGCCACCAATACCTCGACCCTGCCGATCACCGGGCTGGCCGCCGCCAGCGCGCGGCCCGAAAACTATATCGGCATTCATTTCTTCTCGCCTGTCGACAAGATGATGCTGGTCGAGATCATTCGCGGCAAGAAAACCGGTGACCGCGCGGTGGCGAAAGCGCTCGATTTCGTGCGCCAGTTCCGCAAGACGCCGATTGTGGTCAATGATGCGCGCTTCTTCTACGCCAATCGCTGCATCATTCCTTACATCAACGAAGGCATCCGCATGGTCGCCGAGGGCATCGAACCGGCGCTGGTCGAAAATGCCGCGAAACTTCTGGGGATGCCGCTCGGGCCGTTGCAGCTTGTCGATGAGACCTCGATCGAGCTTGGGGTGAAGATCGCCAAAGCAACCAAAGCCGCGATGGGCGCCGATTACCCCGATGAGGCAGTCGACAGGGTGATCTTCTGGCTGGCCGATCAGGGGCGGCTGGGCCGCAAGACCAATGCCGGATTTTACGATTACAGCGAAAAAGGCGAACGCCTGGGGCTCTGGGAAGGGCTGGCCAGGAAATACCCCGCCGACAAGGTGCAGCTTTCGCTTGCCGATGTGCAGCACCGGCTGTTGATGGCCCAGGTGCTGGAGGCTGTCCGGGCGCTGGAAGAAGGCGTGCTGACCGATATCCGCGAAGGCGATGTCGGCGCGATCCTGGGCTGGGGGTTTGCCCCCTGGTCAGGCGGGCCATTCGGCTGGCTCGACATTATCGGGGCGGCGCGTGCCGTGCAGATCTGCCGCGAGCTGACTGCGCAATTCGGACGCCGCTTCGAGGCCCCGGCCCTGCTGCGCGAGATGGCAGAAAAGGGTACGGCCTTTTACGGCCAGCCGGGCGCAACCAGGGCCGCCTGA
- a CDS encoding cupin domain-containing protein — translation MKKLDLTKVPIRTGSLYPPPYAEMMEGRSSLRLGQAAGLTQFGVNLVTLKPGALSSLRHWHRTEDEFVMMVAGECVMITDDGEEIMRVGDCAGFPAGAPDGHHFINRGDTPVVFVVIGAKAREEVVTCSDVDMVLTVTDGACVYTHKDGRPWQPEGEENG, via the coding sequence ATGAAAAAGCTCGATCTGACAAAGGTTCCGATCAGGACCGGCTCCCTCTACCCACCGCCCTATGCTGAAATGATGGAGGGACGCTCCAGCCTGCGGCTCGGGCAGGCCGCCGGGCTGACGCAATTCGGCGTCAATCTGGTGACGCTGAAACCCGGGGCGCTGTCGAGCTTACGCCACTGGCACCGGACGGAAGATGAGTTCGTCATGATGGTGGCGGGCGAATGCGTGATGATCACCGATGACGGTGAAGAGATCATGCGCGTGGGCGATTGCGCCGGTTTTCCCGCTGGCGCGCCGGACGGGCATCACTTCATCAACCGGGGCGATACGCCGGTGGTGTTCGTCGTCATCGGCGCGAAGGCGCGCGAAGAGGTGGTGACCTGTTCAGATGTCGACATGGTGCTGACTGTCACCGATGGCGCCTGTGTTTACACCCATAAGGACGGGCGCCCCTGGCAGCCCGAGGGAGAGGAAAATGGCTGA
- a CDS encoding acetyl-CoA C-acetyltransferase → MTDAYIYDALRSPRGRGRPDGALHEVTSVALSAQMLNAVQSRNGLQGHAVEDVIWGNVTQVGEQGGCLARSAVLLSDLDEAIPGLSINRFCASGMEAVNLAANQVKAGAGQAYIAGGVEMMSRVAMGSDGAAIAVDPALTFKTHFVPQGISADIIATKFGFSRQQADQLAAESQARAAAAWADQRFAKSIVPVRDINGLTILDHDEYMRPGTTAEALGALKASFRDIGEVMPGFDRVALMKYPELERVTHIHHAGNSSGIVDGAAAVLIGNAEFGRAQGLKPRARIRATAKIGTDPTIMLTGPVPVTEKILRESGLKIGDIDLFEVNEAFAAVVLRFMQAFNVSPDRVNVNGGAIAMGHPLGASGAIIIGTLLDEMERRDLTLGLATLCIASGMGAATIIERV, encoded by the coding sequence ATGACTGACGCTTATATCTATGACGCCTTGCGCAGCCCGCGCGGGCGCGGGCGCCCGGATGGCGCGCTGCATGAGGTCACCTCGGTCGCGCTTTCGGCGCAGATGCTGAACGCGGTGCAGAGCCGTAACGGGCTGCAAGGCCATGCGGTCGAGGATGTGATCTGGGGCAATGTCACGCAAGTGGGGGAACAGGGCGGCTGCCTGGCGCGCTCTGCGGTGCTGCTCTCGGATCTGGACGAGGCCATCCCCGGCCTCTCGATCAACCGGTTCTGTGCCAGCGGCATGGAGGCGGTGAACCTTGCCGCCAACCAGGTGAAGGCAGGTGCGGGACAGGCCTATATCGCCGGCGGGGTCGAAATGATGAGCCGGGTCGCCATGGGCTCGGACGGGGCCGCGATTGCGGTGGACCCGGCGCTGACATTCAAAACCCATTTCGTGCCGCAGGGGATTTCGGCGGATATCATCGCGACGAAATTCGGCTTTTCGCGGCAACAGGCCGACCAGCTGGCGGCAGAAAGCCAGGCCCGGGCGGCGGCGGCCTGGGCGGATCAGCGTTTCGCGAAATCCATCGTGCCGGTCCGTGACATCAACGGCCTCACCATCCTCGATCATGACGAATATATGCGCCCCGGCACCACCGCCGAGGCCCTGGGCGCGCTGAAAGCCAGTTTCAGAGACATCGGCGAGGTGATGCCCGGCTTCGACAGGGTCGCCCTGATGAAATACCCTGAACTGGAGCGGGTGACCCATATCCACCATGCCGGAAATTCATCGGGGATTGTCGATGGCGCGGCGGCGGTGCTGATCGGCAATGCCGAATTCGGCCGGGCACAGGGGCTGAAGCCGCGCGCGCGGATCCGGGCGACGGCGAAGATCGGCACCGACCCGACGATCATGCTGACCGGCCCTGTGCCGGTGACGGAAAAAATCCTGAGAGAATCCGGCCTGAAAATCGGCGATATCGACCTGTTCGAGGTCAATGAGGCCTTTGCCGCGGTGGTTTTGCGGTTCATGCAGGCGTTTAACGTCTCGCCCGATCGCGTGAACGTTAATGGCGGTGCAATCGCGATGGGGCACCCGCTGGGCGCTTCGGGCGCGATCATCATCGGCACCCTGCTGGATGAAATGGAGCGGCGCGACCTGACCCTCGGCCTTGCCACTTTGTGCATCGCATCCGGCATGGGCGCCGCCACCATCATCGAGAGGGTCTGA